The following is a genomic window from Apodemus sylvaticus chromosome 10, mApoSyl1.1, whole genome shotgun sequence.
CACCAGAGAGAGCTAAAGGTCGCAGCAAGGCGCCACAGGGTGTGAGGTGAAGGGTGACAGCGCCTAGGAGGAGCAAGGCACCCCGCCAGCCGAAAGTATCAAGAAGGAACTGTAAGGCAGGTGCCAGGAGCAGCGAGGATGCCCCATTACCGGTGAGCGCCAACCCTACCGCCAAGACCCGACGGCGGGAGAAGTACCGAGAGAGGGTACCCAGGGCTGGGGCGAACACCAGGGCCCAGCCAGAGCCTGCAAATGGACAGGACAGGATGAGGGTACAGGTATGGCTTTGCTAGCGTTCCTTAGCCCCGCTTCTCCCCTGCACGCGCACACGGACAGACACACTCCGCCTTGTACAGTCCCCTACCCGACAAGAAGTGTTCCTGTCCCCATTATCACCCCTTAAGCACAGGGGCACCCCATTCTTCTTACCAGCGAGGAGGCCCAGGCCGAGGTAGAGGTGCAGGAGGCTTCGGGCGAAAGCCGAGAAGACCAAGCCAAGCGAGGTTAGGACTCCCCCAACCATCACCACGGGGCGTGCCCCCCAGCGAGTGCTCAGGGCGCTGCCCACTGGGCCTAGAAGGGGGCGGAGTCAACGAAGACATGCCCCGGGACCCCCAAACTATCCGCAACATTTCTCATTGGCTGTTTTGCCTGGCTTGGTAACTCCTCCCTTTGACCTCAAGACCCACTCTTCTAGAACTTGGTTCCACCAGTAGCTCTCAGGTTGTCTGGTAATAAAGTCTGCTGTCTCCCATCACTACATCCACGGCCTCTCCACCCGGTGCCCGCCTCCCACCTCGGGGGCCCCCCCTCACTGGCTGCCTGCTGCACGGCCAAGGCCAGGGCGCTGACCCACGCAGTGTCCTGGGCGCTTCGTTCAAAGTGCTCCGCGAGGTCGGGGAGGGCAAGGCCCAGGGAGCGTAAGAGCCCGTAGGAGAGCCCGTTCACGGCGAATGCTGCGGCCGCCAccacccagccccagcccccgTCCGGGGGTCCGGCCGGCTTGGGGGTCATCGCCGTCTGCTGGGGTGGGGAAACACCTGTGAATGAAGTCTCCACGCCTGGGCCTCCGCTAGGGAGCTGACGTCCCTGAGATCCAGCCTCGGGCTGCTCGCCCAGGGTGGGCACGTCGCCCGGAGCATGGGCGCGGGAACCAGGCCTAGGGATAGAAGTCCTGGGTGCGCGTGAGGTTCTGGGATGGGAGGGCAGCAGGATCCCCCAGGCCAGGGGTTCATCCATCCCAAACCCTTTCTCTTACCCGACCTCTCCCGGCGTTGGGGGTAGGGAAAGGGCGAAGGTGGGTTCGGCCGGATTGTCTCCGCGCTTTCCGGCAGGCAGGGTTCTGCCGAGCAGCTAGCCAGCGCAGAGATGGAGCCCAACTTGGACCGCTCTCTCCGGTAAACAGAGATCACCACAGGGGCCCGAGCCACCTGggacacggggtgggggtgggggtgagtacCGAGGGCGGGGGAAAGAGAGACAGCCAATCCACCCAGGCCTGGCCGAGGCCTGACGCCGAGTCCCACGAGGATTGAATTATCCACACACAACCCCCAGCCCTGGATAGGAAACCGCGAGCAATGAGTGTACCTGGTGTCTGCGCCCCGCCTCTCCCCGCGCCTCTCGGCGCCGCGGGGCTCACACCCACGCACCTGCCGTCGGCTGCGCACGCAAGAGGAGGCGGGTTGCAATCTTGTCCGGCCGGCTGCCCACGCATGAAAATAGCGGTGGTCTCCAAAACCTAAATGAGTTCTTGGATTCTCGGATTTGTTGCTGAGGATCCTGTAAAGCTCTGGCATCAAATCACTGGCTTCCAATGGACAATACCAGCATGTTCTCACTGGGAAGGAAGGCGACTTCCCAGTAACAAGACCTGGGATGTTCCTGGCAGCCTTTACATACTCTGTTATTTCATCTATACTATATCCCTATGAAGACGACACTATCTCCATTTTACAAATGGAATAGCTGATTCTTAAAGAGGTTAGGTGTTCTACCCCAAATCGTTCAGcttcaaaaaaagagaaaaaaagtgaaaatatttgaatttagGTTTATCCTattgtgggaggagacagggagaacAAACCTGGGAGTGGCACAGAAACTGGTACGGTCGAGGGAAATAGCCTGGAGACAGATTGATGTGAACTGTCGTGGAAAGAGAAGAATCCGTGCGGAGCCACAGTGCGTAGGATTCTAACCCAAGGGTGGCTGGGAATAGCTGAGCTCTTTGCCGCCAGACTCGCTAAAGACTtaggctagattttttttttttaaaccaaggcAAGAATGCAGAGAAATAAACTCGGGTGTTTTTCGTGAAGACTTTAACGAGCATCCTTCTTTAGCAGTCGCTATTGCTTTACCTTAGCCATTTGAATTCATTTGGTTTAATCATTAAACAAGGCCATTGAAATTTCAGCGATTTGCAGGTTGGAGCTTATATCAACCCGTAGCCACAGGATGGCAGTGTTTCCTAATTGATGAGAAAGTATCTGCcaagaaagggaagaaacagCTCAGGAGTCTTGAAACTGGAAGACTGAAGAGCATAGGCAGACAGACTTTCAGCAGCACACCATTGGGGGGTGCGTGGAAGGTCTCACAACCACCGAAGGCGAGCCCGGCTACCTTCCTATCCCCCACTCCTATCCCGGGAAATCAGCTTTCTTCCTCCTCAGCAAGGCTACCCTTTCCTCAGTTCTAGGTTTTATCATAAACGGATTTTCTGCTGAAATAGAAGTCTCCTAGAAGAGAAGACCATGAAGGTTCGAGGCCCTGCCACATATGTCTCTCTGGATTCACCAGCCAGGAGCTGTCTGTGAAAGCCACTGGAGTGGTGGCACCTGCAGGCGCTCAGCCACCAGGGAGACAGGGAACAATTGGTTGGTTTCCTGAGAAGGCCAGTAAGGACTCTGCTCTCTCTAAGTGGAGCCCAGACAGCCGAAAGGAATGGTTCTCTCCATGGTGAAGTAGAAAGACATTCAGAGAGGAGAATATTTCTGGGTTGTACCAAATAATGCCGTGTGCTTTGGCAGATTGCAAAATCGAGAGCCTAGGGTGTTGGTTGTGAAAGGGCATGCTCCTCGTCTTCCTCATGCTCATGGCCAGAGTTGATGTGTGCTGATCATGGACGTAATGAACCCTGGAAAAATGGACCCCCCCCAACAGGCTTACTGATCTTGACTTTCGCTTAGCTATCTGAGTGCAAACTAGTGtctgtttccttgtttttaagAAATGGTTATAATAACAGTTACCTGATAGTGTTGTTGTAAGGATTAAATTCGTcatggtgtatgcatgtgtaagtaAGAGACTTAGAACAGTGTCTGAATAGGGTATGTAAGAGCCCTCACAGTCACCACTGTAGCCCAGGGCAACTGGACGAGGCTCCACTCCACGGCATTGCTTCCCCTGCCAGGTGGCTACTTCGGACTCCAAAGGGATCTGGGAAACTCAGGGTCAAGAAACCACATCAATCCTGTGAGTTTTTGTAGAATCACATGGGTTATAAAgtatgcatgtttttaagaaaattaaatggaaaatgtgactccttttcttttttgggggggtgggtgggaaggatgGGGGCTCATGAAGCCCAGGCTAACCCCAagttcactatgtagctaaggatgactttgaatttatactacctcccaagtgctggcattaaaggtaatCAATCCCCTTTCATCAATATGCAATTCCACCTCTGGCCTTTTCTCCTACCAAGCTAAATGTACAACCATGTGTGTTGTCAGAAGTTTTGTCTGCTGTGAAGATTTCCCTTCACCTGTGCCCTTTAAGGTTCCCTAGTCCCAGACAGAGACTggaatgctgcagctgtccacttttGGGTGGTGCCTGCACAGCATGCAGAACATTTGTAAACAAGGGTCTagccttctcttcttcagtcagcaaACCATAAGGCACACCCCATGAACGTGcaggtgtgcgtgtgcatgtgctcGGGGACACAGAAAGCATTGTGAAAGGAGTAGGGATAAGAGGCATTTGAGCAACTTCTCCATGTCGCTTGCCTGTGTCTTCAGGACCTGCTCaggcccaaacacacacataccatttcGGTCCTATGATGCATTGCAGCTGTGCAGATCCAGCTTTATGACATGTCCAGGTCAGAGGGCACCCAGCTCATGATGCGCAGCTCAGGTCGCATGATAACCTGGTTAATCCACcatcacatttcaaatgtttactTTCCACTAAGGCCCAGTAGCAGGCCAATGGCTGTCTGCAGTGGAGAGTCATGCCTCCACTGTGATTTACCTCCAAGAGTCTGACAGAaactccaaacagcatctctatctgctgCCAATACCTCAAGTACCATCATCAGGTCTGATGGATTTcatggtccaagtggtagagcAGCCTGAACCGgctgaagagccttctcctgttccaggccccacacaaagcttgCAACTTTCTGAGTTACTCAGTATGAGGGCTAGTATAACACGCCCAGGTGAGGAATGTGTTGTCTCCAGGATCCAAATAGACCCTCTAAACATTAGGCTTTTTTCATGGTAGTAGAAGGGGCCAAATACAAAAACTTATCCTTCACCTTAGAGTGAAGGCATATCTCTGCATGCCCTATACCACTGGACTACTGAAAATTTCACTGAGGTAGCAGACCCTTGAATTTTTGGTTGGATTAATTTCCCATTCTCTGATTTGCATACGTGTTACCAATGAGTTCGCTGGTTtagtttttcttgtgttttccaaGCTTGTGAGAACATGCTGACTTCCTTATCctaaccaaaactaaaaccaaaagagGACTCAGAATaagttttattcaattttatataCGATGCTTATAGAATGGTAatatacacctataatcctagcactcaggtggCCAGGACAGAGGGGTCAcaggttcaaggccaccctgagctACATTTTAAATAGCTCCAGGTCAGCTGTACTGTTGTGGAACTATGTCCTTCAGAGATGGCACGCCATTGCCATTGTGACACCAGAGCAGCTGTGGCTATCTGGGTGAGGATGTACACTGACATTTCCTCACGGAATTGGGGAGACTCACTCcctgtgtgcagacacacaggTGGTCTGTGTGGTACTCAGAGGCCTCATCACTTTCTGAGAATATGCAAGTGTTGAGTTATTTGTAGAGAAAGATTTTTCTTTACTGGTCTAGATGTTAATAAGCCACCCTGTCACCCCTTCAGGGATGTGCtgctggatttgtttgttttcctgggaCTGAGGACGAAGCCCaagtttttttaaattcttcctcCGCATTGACTCACCAAGCTAGATTTCAGTGGCTCCTCTTTTTGGAGGAGGGAGGTTGACACCAGGGTCTTACcgtgtaactctggctggcctgaaacgaGCTGTatggtagaccaagctggctgtAAACTCTCAGAGCTCCACCTGAGGATGATACTGTGGGTGGGGTACGGGGTTAGAGGTgttcaccaccatgcctggttgaAGGCATTTCTTTCAACTGTCTTCAGTGCTCGAGCTGGAGTGAACAgactcttctttttaaaacatctgtCTGGGAAAACTATGCACCAGTTGGCACCCAGACTACCACACGGTGGGACCCAGCTGCTTTGGGAGAAGCAGTCGACTTGTCTCCTACTGTGGGTGGGTGATGAGATATGCAACTGCAGATAAACTGAAGGTGGAGTACCTTCAGAGGCAACCCTGACGCAAGCATCCTTCCCTGCGTGGTATACCCTGGTAGCTTTCCTTTTTGCTGTGGTGGCAGTTGGGCTGTTGCTGCTATGCAACCGGGGCTGTGTCGTTCCAAAGTGGAATGTCTGTGGAAGGGGCCCCAGTATGACCATCCTCCTCTGTGTGCTACAGACTCACACACCTCCTTGGTGAAAGGAGACGCCCGTCAAGTATGAGAACCATTTCCCAACCCAACCAAATGACTGACAGAGTAGACCATACCTGGCAATCCCCTGAAGCCACATCTGAGGCAAGGTTACAAGAAAACATTGGTATAAGTTGTGTGACCTTTGCTGTGATGATAAGGCATGAGGGTCCTGaaggagggctcagtgggtaaagacacttgtcaTGATACATGGTGACCTGAGATTGATTTTCTACacccacagggtagaaggagagaaccggcCCCCACACTTCTCCTCTGactacacacgtacacacgcttgcacacacaaatgtgtgtggtAGAGGAAAGATGTATAACAGTGGCTCAactgtctccccaggaaaaaaaTGTAAGGGAAAAATTGGACTATGAAAAAGCCATTTGGTTTCTATCTTTATTGATAGGAAATTGGGGGGAAGAAGATATTGACTTGCTGTTTCTTAGGGTGGGGTATATAAGGCATATAAGAGAAGAATCCAAATTAAATCTGTATTAAATAGCTGCTCCTGAAATCCAAAAACTTGGAACCCATAGGACAGTGAATCTGTCagtggggagaggcagagggaataAAAACCTTTactagccaggcatggtagtgcacgcctataatcccagcacttaggaggcagaggcaggcagatttctgagttcggggccaacctggtctacagagtgagttccaggacagccaggactacacagagaaaccctgtcttgaaaaacaaaaaaaaacaaaaacaaaaacaaaaacaaaaaaaccaaccaaaccaaacaaaacaaaaacaaaaaacaaaaacaacaacaacaaaaaacctttaaTAATGGTCCAGTGCAAAAaaccatgataatcagagacccACTTCTGTGTTATTAGAAAAGACTTAATATGGTGCATAGAGGTGAGTGGCATCGGGTCTGAATGCTATGGAATCAAAGAAACAGTAATATAGCTACTCTTTCATCCTTGACTCAAAGCTTGTGTATCTGAGACAATAAGAGAGAAAGCAGTCCATTGGGGACATGTGGTTATTACTGGTTGAGGTCCCTGTGAGTATCGGGACGGGAAGACAATGGAGGAAGGAAGCATTACTGAGGGAATTGGGCATAGGAGAGGCAGTGTTGGTGGCGAAGTTGCCCTGACCTGGTAGGGCTGTGTACACAGAAGAGTTAGAAACGAAGCTAATGCAGCCGGAACCTCAGGCCCTTAGTGGTTTTGCTGAGCTCTACAGTGGGCTATTTTCTTTACGAGATAGGAGAAGTGCTGGTGGATCTGAGTGATTGTTGCTGGCATGAAAATCAGATCTGTAAACTGCCAAAGCAAGCAATACAGGatgcagagggggaaaaaaagcagacactgagtttttccaggtCACTTGAAAGGAAATGTGGCAAGATTTTTGTGGAGTCGGAGTCCCTGGCAGGGAAGTTGTCCAAAAGCCCAAACCAGTGCCTGTGAGCCTCTGGGGATAAAGAGGAGTGAATGACAGAACTGTAAGTGTGAGACAGAAGTCAATATTCACCATCTCACCAGAGGATGCTGCATACTGTTCTTCTCCAAGGATTGCTTGCCAAGCCCTGGGCTCTTTGGCAGGCAGATGTGCCCAATAGAAAGGCAGTAGCACTGTAGAACCCATGAGATCCAGGCAGCCAGAACCTGTGTAGCAAGCAATAGGACATACAGCCCTGCTCCTGGTTGCCTCATACAAAATAGGACAGTGTGAGCCAGACCCACTGAGCCCTTCAGTGTGCGGAGATGCAGGGACCAGCACCCATCGTGAGGAAATGGAATGAGACTGGAGGATGAGCATGGGATACAGAAACCTCAGCAGGCT
Proteins encoded in this region:
- the Slc16a11 gene encoding LOW QUALITY PROTEIN: monocarboxylate transporter 11 (The sequence of the model RefSeq protein was modified relative to this genomic sequence to represent the inferred CDS: inserted 2 bases in 2 codons), whose product is MRGQPAGQXLQPASSCVRSRRQVARAPVVISVYRRERSKLGSISALASCSAEPCLPXKRGDNPAEPTFALSLPPTPGEVGPGSRAHAPGDVPTLGEQPEAGSQGRQLPSGGPGVETSFTGVSPPQQTAMTPKPAGPPDGGWGWVVAAAAFAVNGLSYGLLRSLGLALPDLAEHFERSAQDTAWVSALALAVQQAASPVGSALSTRWGARPVVMVGGVLTSLGLVFSAFARSLLHLYLGLGLLAGSGWALVFAPALGTLSRYFSRRRVLAVGLALTGNGASSLLLAPALQFLLDTFGWRGALLLLGAVTLHLTPCGALLRPLALSGDPLAPPRTPLAALGLGLFKRRAFSVFALGTALIGGGYFVPYVHLGPHALDQGMGGYGAALVVAVAAVGDACARLVSGWLADQGWVPLPRLLVVFGSLTGLGVLAVGLVPTVGTEEGWGAPLLAAAGAYGMSAGSYAPLVFGVLPGLVGIGGVVQATGLVMMLMSLGGLLGPPLSGFLRDRTGDFSASFLVCSSLILSGSFIYMALPRALPPCRPASPPATPPPERGELLPVPQVSLLSAGGAGSIRDTTC